The DNA window GATGAGCGGATGGTGCAGGTCGACCTCGAGGTCGGCGACAGCGATCGCGTCGACGACAGTCCGGTCCGTCGCGTCCTTCGCGTGGTCGCGGCGCGGGTCATCCCGGGGCTGTCGCGGGTCGTGCCGCCGTTGTGGCGGACGGCGGGGGACGAGGACCGCCCCGCACCGCGCTCAGCGGGCGACGGTGAGGACGAGCCGGGGTCACGCGAGCTGCACAGCTGGCTCGACGCGGCGCTGGATGCCGACGAGGGGTGACACGTCGGTCGAAGCTCGTTGGATGCCGACGCCGACGTCCACGCCTCTCCTGTCGCAGGCCACAGCGACGTCCGGTTGCCCGTGGCCTATGCCGTGGCCTCCTCCCGTGCGAGACTGCCGGGTCGACAGGATCCCCACGAACGGTGCCGACCATGACGAACGACACGACGAGCCCCACCGCCGGTGTGATCGGCGAGGCCCTCCAGCTGTACAAGGACCACTGGCAGCACCTGGCGAGCATCGCGCTGCTCGTCTACCTCATCATCGCGATCCTGAGCCTGATCCTGACCGGCGTGCTCGGGATCGTCGGAGCGTTCCTCGCCGGCGTGCTGACCATCGTCGGCGTCTTCTGGCTGCAGGGGGCGCTGGTCCGGGCGGTCGAGGACATCCGCGACGGACGGGTCGACCTGTCGATCGGGGAGACGTTCGAGGGTGTCCGACCCCACATCGGTGCGATCACCGGAGCAGGGATCCTGGCCGGGATCGGCATCGGGATCGGTCTCATCCTGCTGATCGTCCCCGGCCTGTACCTCATGACGATCTGGAGTGTCCTCATCCCGGTGATCGTGCTGAGCGCCGCCGCGTCGCTGAGGCGTTCGGGCGCAGCCAGACACTGGTCCGCGGGCACGGGTGGAACGTCTTCGGTGTGATCATCGCCGCGTGGCTGGTCCTGCTGGTGGCGGGGCTCGTGATCGCGCTGATCACCGCGCCGTTCGGCGAAACGGTCGGGGCCTTCCTCGCGGACGTCATCAGCGGTGCGGTCACGGGGCCGTTCGTGGCTCTGGTGTGGACCCTGATGTACTACCGGCTGCGCGGCCGGGAGGGCGGAGGAACCGGGCCGGAACTGACGTAACCGGGCATCGGACGCTGGCCGCCGACCAGGATCGCCGCCGCGGTCGCGGGCGCCTACCGCCAGCGCACGACCCGGACGACGTCGGAGAAGGCGTCCGTCCAGACCGGCGCGCCCCCGGCTTCCGCCGTCAACGGTCGCCACGTCCCACCCGAGACGCTCTGTGGGCCGTCGCCGAGCCCGGCGACGCCACCGTCGCGCCCGGGGCGTGGCGACCTCTCCGCGAGAGGTTGCAGGACCTGGGGGGATTCGGCGAGGACCACCCAGTTCAGCCTGCCCCGGACGGGGTCTCCCGCGTCGCTGCGGACCACGCCCGTGAGGCCCAGATGTGCGGCGACCCCAGCCACGACGCGCTCGATGTCGATGTGACGGTTGCTGGTGTGGAAAGCCAGCACGCCGCCCGGCGCCAGCTTCGAGCGGTACATCTGCACCGCCTCGGCCGTCACGAGGTGCACCGGGATGGCATCCGAGCTGAACACGTCCACCACGATGATGCCGTAGTGATGATCGGGGGCGTCGGCCAGCGCCGAACGCCCGTCGCCGAGGACGATCTCGACGTCGGCGGGCGTGTCGCTCAGGTAGCTGAACAGCGTCGGGTCGGTGGCGATGTCGACGATGGCCTGATCGATCTCGTAGAAGGTGAACGTCTGCCCGGCCCGTCCGTACCCGGCCAGCGCCCCGGTCCCCAGACCCAGGATCGCGACGTTGTCGGCGACCGGCCGCTGACCGTAGACCGCGAACACCTCACCAACGGGGCTGGTGGGGTGGTAGTAGCTCTGCGGGACCGTGACATGCCCGGGGCGGCGGTCCTGGGACCCGTGGACGGTCGTGCCGTGGACGAGCACGTGCTGGTCGCCTTCCACCTCGACGCGTGCGACGCCGAAGAAGGTCCGCTCCGTGCGCAGCGCATCGGTGCTCACCGGCATCGCGGTGGCGAGCACGACCGAGACGCCCACCGCGAACGCGGCCGGCCGCCGCTCGGCGACCAGCCACACCGCGCGACGGGCGCCCAGCAGCAACCCGACGACCACCGCCGCTGCCACGTACCCGCCGCGCACTACCCCCTGCTGGAGCAACCACGGCGCGCCGAACACCGCGGAGGCCTCCAGTGCGCGCCGCCCGAGTGCCACGGGGGCGGATCGCGGCCCACGGGCCTGCAGGCCGACCAGGACCACGACCGCTGCCGCGGTCACCAGCGGGTACTCGATCACGTGGTCGAACGCGACCGGGGCGAGCAACCCGTTGAACAGCCCGCCGAGCGCCCCGCCGATGGACACCAGCAGGTAGAAGTGGGTGAGCCCCGCCGGCGGTGGGCGGTCGTCCGCTAATCGCCCGTGCGCGACCAGCGCCACGGTCGTGAAGAACACCAGGTGGAGGGTGATCTCGAAGCCGGCTGGGAACTCGAGCCCAGGGACCATGGTCACAGCGATGGCCACCGCTGCCGCCGGTAGCAGGCGACCAGCCGCGAGTGCGACGCGCGGGCGACGCTGAGCGAACGCGACGATGAAGCTCAACAAGTACACGGACAGGGGGACCACCCACAGCAGAGGGAACGCTGCGATGTCCGTGGACACGAAGTGGGTGACACCGAGCATGAGGCTCGACGGGAGGAACGCCAGCACCACCCAGGTCAGCTGACGGCGCCAACCGACAGATGCCACGCCGCTGGGCACGTCGCCCCCCGACTGCGCTCCCGGCTCGGATGCCCCCGCCAGACGCCGGTGCACGGTCGCCACACACGCCAGCGCGAGCACCACGAAGATCGCGTACCCAGCCGACCACAAGCGGGTCTGGGTCGGCAGGCTCAGCGTCGGCTCGATCAGGAACGGGTAGGCGAGGAGGGCCAGGAGGCTCCCGGCGTTCCCGGCGGCGTACAAGAAATAGGGGTCGTCGGCTCGGGGATGGTCGGTCGCGGAGTACCACAGCTGCAGCAACGGAGCGGACGTGCTGACCAGCAGGAACGGTGCTCCCACCATGACGGCCAGGACGTAGACCAGCCACAGGGCGGGCATGACCCCGTCCGGCGGGAACGCCTCCACCGGGAGCGCGACCGGAAGGACGAGCAGCGGAGCCACGAGTGCGGCGACGTGCACCGCCGTCTGGCGGCGGAGCCCCAGCCACCGGGTCGAGAAGTGGGCGTAGCTGTAGCCGGCGAGCAGCATGGTCTGGAAGAACAGCATCGCGGTGTTCCACACCGCCGGTGATCCGCCGAACGTCGGCAGAACGAGCTTCGCGACCATCGGCTGCACCACGAACAGCAGCCCGGCGCTCACGAACGAAGCGACCGCGAACAGGACCACCACCATCATCGCGTGCCGTGGCTCCGAGCGTCGGTGCGGCGTGGCAGCCTGATCTGCCGTGGATGAGCGATCCAGGACGTCGCGGGGGCGGATGGTAAGGCCGATCCGCTGGCGACGCTCGGGCGTCGTGATGGCTCTACGTGGCCTCGCGGCGACGGTCGAGGGCCTCGAGGGTGGGAGCGGCACTGAGTCCGTGGATGACGATCGACAGCAGGACCGCCAGTCCCGCGACGGCCCAGATCTCCTCCTTCTGCGCGAACTCCGCCTCCTCCAGCCCGTGCGACAGGTAGTAGAACGTCGCGATCCCGCGGATCCCGAAGAAGCTGATCGCAGCGCGGTCACGCCAGGGGGCGCGGTCGAAACCGATCAGCCCGACGCCGCCGGCGAGCGGACGCACGACCAGCACGATCAGGACGGCAACGACGATCAGCCTCCCGTCGAGGGGGACGAACAGGCCGCGCGCGATCGCGCCGCCGAACAGCACGAGGATCGCGGCCATGAACAGGCGCTCCGCCTGCTCGGCGAACGTCTGGAGGTGCTCGTGCAACTCGTTCCAGCGGTCGGTCGAGCGGATCGTCGCCGCCGCGATGAACGTCGCGATGAACCCGTAGCCGCCGACGTACTCGGTCAACCCGTACACGACCAGCGTTGCAGCGAGCGCGCCGAGCCCGGTGACCGTCTTCGCGACGTCCGTCTGCGCCGGCAGGCTGAGGAGCGTGCGGGCCAGGATCCTGCCCAGGCCGATGCCCAAGAGCACCGAGACGGTGAGCTTGAAGGCGACGTCGACCACCAGCCACGTCCCGATCCAGTTGCCGGGTGCTGCACCGGCGATCGCCATGGCGATGGCCATGTTGGTGTAGGGGAACGCCAGCCCGTCGTTCAGCCCCGCCTCGGACGTCAGCGCGAACCGGACCTCGTCCTCCTCCCCGGGTCCGGTGAGGTCGTGCTCCTCGGTCTCCGCGTCCTCGGCTCCCTCGCCCGGGGCGCCGACCTCCACGTCCTTGCCCATCACGGGATCGGTCGGTGAGATCGCCGCTCCGAACAGCATCGCTGTCGCGGGGACCAGCCCGGCGACGGCCCACCCGAGCAGGGCGGCCACCACGATCGTGAGCGGCATGGTGACGCCCAGCAGCCGCCAGGTCGAGGACCACTCGCGGAGCCCCGGCGCTCGATCGATGGTCAGCCCCGCGGTCATCAGCGAGACGATCACCCCCAGCTCCGTGAGGCGTTCTGTCACGTTGCCCGCCCCGATCGGGTCGGGGGTGTCCAGTCCGAGAGGGAGCCAGAACGCGACGAGGCCGATCCCGACCAGCGTCATCGGCAGGGTGAACGGCTTGTCGTGCAGCACCCGCGGCAGGACGGCGGCAGCCAGCACCGCGATCCCCGCGACGATGAGGAGGAGGTCGTAGCTCTCGAGCCCCCGGTACGCCTCTTCGAAACCCATCAGCCGGCCGGACGGGCGTGGTCGCGAGAGGGGCCGTGCGGGGAGCTGCTGCGTCCGACGCGACAGCGACCGGGCGAGCCGACGACCACGTTGGCAGGGACCATCGCAAGAAGCTACCGCTCTCACGTCGCAGGCAGGTGCCCACCGACTGCCGACCAGGCCGGGGGACCCGCGGGTTGCGCCCTGGTGCATGTTCATGCATCATGGTGCATCGCGCTTGGGCGAGGGGTCCTGCAGGTGGCACACCGGGTCGGCATCGTCGGCGCCTCCGGCTACGGCGGCGCCGAGCTGCTGCGTCTGCTCGACGCACACCCCGCCATCGAGGTCGTGGCCGTCGCCGCCCACCGTCAGGCCGGCACCCCGATCCGTGACCTGTTCCCCAACCTCGACACCGACGCCGTCTTCGACGCGGTGGACCTCGACCAGCTCGCGGCCCTCGACCTGGTGATCCTGGCCACCCCCCACGGCGTGTCGATCGAGCTCGCAGGCAAGCTGCACACCGCCGCCACGCGGCTGATCGACCTGTCCGGCGCGTTCCGCCTCTCCTCGGACGACTTCCACGACTGGTACGGCGAGCCCCATCCGCACCCCGACCTCACCCCCGCGGTGTACGGACTGACCGAGTGGGCCCGCGACGCGATCTCCACAGCGGAGCTGGTGGCCAACCCGGGGTGCTACCCGACCGCGGCGCTGCTGGGGCTGCTGCCGTTGGGCGAGCTCGTCGAGCCCGGAACCATCGTGGTCGACGCCAAGTCGGGCACGTCGGGGGCGGGCCGCGGGCTGCGAGACGACCTGCACTTCACGCACCTGCACGGCGACTTCACCGCCTACGGCGCCCCGCACCACCGCCACACCGTCGAGATCGAGCACTGGTTCGGCCGGCTCGCCGGTGTGCCCAGCGGGCCGGTGTCGTTCACCCCGCACCTGGTACCCATGGCCCGAGGCGAGCTCGCCACCTGTTACGCCACCGTCCGCGATCGCGTGGGTGCCGACGACGTCCACGGGGCGCTGGCTGATCGGTACCGCGACGAGCCGTTCGTCCGGGTCCTGGATCCGGGGACGTTCCCCCACACCAAGGCGGTGGCCGGTTCCAACGGTTGCCAGGTGTCGGCGACGTTCGACGCGCGGACCCGCCGTGTCCTGGTCGTCGCCGCGGTCGACAACCTGGGGAAGGGTGCCGCCGGGCAGGCCTTGCACAACGCCAACCTCATGCTGGGACTGGACGAGACGCTCGGACTCACCGCCGTGGGGCTGTACCCGTGAGCGGCTTCGGTCCCCGCGACCGTGCCGCGCTCACCACGACCGAGGGTGGGGTCACGGCCCCCTCGGGTTTCCGTGCCGGGGGGGTGTTCGCCGGGCTGAAACGGTCGGGGCGCCCGGACGTGGCGCTGGTGGTCTCCGACGTGCCCGCGACCGCCGCCGTGGCGTTGACGACGAACCGGGTGCGGGCGGCCCCGTGCGTGATCACGGCCCGGAACGCCGCCGACGGGCACGCCCGCGCCTTGGTGGTCAACAGCGGGAACGCCAACGCCTGCACCGGTCCCGACGGCCTCGCTGCCGCCGAGGCGACCACCGAGGCGGTCGCCACCCACCTGGGGATCGACCCCACCGACGTCCTGATCTGCTCCACCGGGGTGATCGGGGTGCCGCTGGACCTGGCGCGACTGCTGGCGGCGATCCCCCGGGTCGTCGCGGACCTCAGCGACGACGGTGGGGGGCGGGCCGCTCGGGCCATCCTCACCACCGACACGACCACCAAGGAGGTCGCCTACCGCGTCGAGGACGCGACCGGGGCGTGCACGGTGGGCGGCATGGCCAAAGGCGCGGGGATGATCGAGCCGACCATGGCCACGGTGATCGGCTTGATCACGACCGACGCCCCGCTCACCCCGGCGGTGCTCCGCCCGATCGTCCGCCAGGTCGTGGCACGCACGTTCAACCGCATCAGCATCGACGCGTGTGGGTCGACCAACGACACCGTCGCGGTGCTGGCCAACGGCAACGCCACGCAACCCCCGACCCTGGCCACGTTCCGCGCTGCCCTGGAGGCGGTCTGCGCGGACCTGGCCCGGGCGGTCGTCGCCGACGGTGAAGGCACCACCAAGGTCGCCGAGCTGCACGTGGTGGGGGCCCGCAGCGAGGACGACGCGGTCGCTCTGGCCCGGGCGGTGGCCGCGTCGACGTTGTTCCGGGCTGCGCTGGCGGGGGCGGATCCCAACTGGGGGCGGGTGCTGGCCGCGATGGGCGCCACGGACGTGGACTTCGACCCGGAGCGGGTGACGGTCCGGTTCGCAGGGGTGACCGTGTGCCGCTTCGGGGTCGCGACCTCGTTCGACCGTGGGCAGGCTGCGGCGGCCTTGTCCAAGCGCGATGTGGAGGTCACCGTCGATCTGGGGCTCGGCGGGGCCGAGGCGACGTTCCTCACCGCCGACCTCACCCCCGCCTACGTCCGCTTCAACGCCGAGTACACGACCTGATGGCTCCCATCGCTCCCACCGATGAGCGCGCGACCGCCGCCCAGGCCAAGGCCGTGGTGCTGCGCGAGGCGTTGCCGTGGATCACCCGCTTCCACGGCGCCACCGTCGTGATCAAGTACGGCGGCAACGCCATGGTCGACGAGGAGCTGAAGCGCTCGTTCGCCGCGGACGTGGCGCTGCTGCACTTCGTGGGGCTCCGCCCCGT is part of the Actinomycetota bacterium genome and encodes:
- a CDS encoding cation:proton antiporter, which encodes MGFEEAYRGLESYDLLLIVAGIAVLAAAVLPRVLHDKPFTLPMTLVGIGLVAFWLPLGLDTPDPIGAGNVTERLTELGVIVSLMTAGLTIDRAPGLREWSSTWRLLGVTMPLTIVVAALLGWAVAGLVPATAMLFGAAISPTDPVMGKDVEVGAPGEGAEDAETEEHDLTGPGEEDEVRFALTSEAGLNDGLAFPYTNMAIAMAIAGAAPGNWIGTWLVVDVAFKLTVSVLLGIGLGRILARTLLSLPAQTDVAKTVTGLGALAATLVVYGLTEYVGGYGFIATFIAAATIRSTDRWNELHEHLQTFAEQAERLFMAAILVLFGGAIARGLFVPLDGRLIVVAVLIVLVVRPLAGGVGLIGFDRAPWRDRAAISFFGIRGIATFYYLSHGLEEAEFAQKEEIWAVAGLAVLLSIVIHGLSAAPTLEALDRRREAT
- a CDS encoding fused MFS/spermidine synthase, encoding MMVVVLFAVASFVSAGLLFVVQPMVAKLVLPTFGGSPAVWNTAMLFFQTMLLAGYSYAHFSTRWLGLRRQTAVHVAALVAPLLVLPVALPVEAFPPDGVMPALWLVYVLAVMVGAPFLLVSTSAPLLQLWYSATDHPRADDPYFLYAAGNAGSLLALLAYPFLIEPTLSLPTQTRLWSAGYAIFVVLALACVATVHRRLAGASEPGAQSGGDVPSGVASVGWRRQLTWVVLAFLPSSLMLGVTHFVSTDIAAFPLLWVVPLSVYLLSFIVAFAQRRPRVALAAGRLLPAAAVAIAVTMVPGLEFPAGFEITLHLVFFTTVALVAHGRLADDRPPPAGLTHFYLLVSIGGALGGLFNGLLAPVAFDHVIEYPLVTAAAVVVLVGLQARGPRSAPVALGRRALEASAVFGAPWLLQQGVVRGGYVAAAVVVGLLLGARRAVWLVAERRPAAFAVGVSVVLATAMPVSTDALRTERTFFGVARVEVEGDQHVLVHGTTVHGSQDRRPGHVTVPQSYYHPTSPVGEVFAVYGQRPVADNVAILGLGTGALAGYGRAGQTFTFYEIDQAIVDIATDPTLFSYLSDTPADVEIVLGDGRSALADAPDHHYGIIVVDVFSSDAIPVHLVTAEAVQMYRSKLAPGGVLAFHTSNRHIDIERVVAGVAAHLGLTGVVRSDAGDPVRGRLNWVVLAESPQVLQPLAERSPRPGRDGGVAGLGDGPQSVSGGTWRPLTAEAGGAPVWTDAFSDVVRVVRWR
- the argJ gene encoding bifunctional glutamate N-acetyltransferase/amino-acid acetyltransferase ArgJ, translating into MSGFGPRDRAALTTTEGGVTAPSGFRAGGVFAGLKRSGRPDVALVVSDVPATAAVALTTNRVRAAPCVITARNAADGHARALVVNSGNANACTGPDGLAAAEATTEAVATHLGIDPTDVLICSTGVIGVPLDLARLLAAIPRVVADLSDDGGGRAARAILTTDTTTKEVAYRVEDATGACTVGGMAKGAGMIEPTMATVIGLITTDAPLTPAVLRPIVRQVVARTFNRISIDACGSTNDTVAVLANGNATQPPTLATFRAALEAVCADLARAVVADGEGTTKVAELHVVGARSEDDAVALARAVAASTLFRAALAGADPNWGRVLAAMGATDVDFDPERVTVRFAGVTVCRFGVATSFDRGQAAAALSKRDVEVTVDLGLGGAEATFLTADLTPAYVRFNAEYTT
- the argC gene encoding N-acetyl-gamma-glutamyl-phosphate reductase, whose protein sequence is MAHRVGIVGASGYGGAELLRLLDAHPAIEVVAVAAHRQAGTPIRDLFPNLDTDAVFDAVDLDQLAALDLVILATPHGVSIELAGKLHTAATRLIDLSGAFRLSSDDFHDWYGEPHPHPDLTPAVYGLTEWARDAISTAELVANPGCYPTAALLGLLPLGELVEPGTIVVDAKSGTSGAGRGLRDDLHFTHLHGDFTAYGAPHHRHTVEIEHWFGRLAGVPSGPVSFTPHLVPMARGELATCYATVRDRVGADDVHGALADRYRDEPFVRVLDPGTFPHTKAVAGSNGCQVSATFDARTRRVLVVAAVDNLGKGAAGQALHNANLMLGLDETLGLTAVGLYP